One genomic segment of Luteimonas galliterrae includes these proteins:
- a CDS encoding MBL fold metallo-hydrolase codes for MKLWSLLGNSQKLDGGAMFGNAPRAVWSKWLPPDDLNRVPLACRALLASPLNGKTVLFESGIGAFFEPKLRERYGVVEERHVLLDSLRAAGFEHEDIDVVVLSHLHFDHAGGLLAPWSEGRAPELLFPNATFLVSAACWDRARDPHPRDRASFIPELPDLLQASGRLEIVDSDHSRALGHSVRFHYSDGHTPGLMLAEIVGPENVRGVPHGGVVFCADLIPGRPWVHVPITMGYDRNPELLIDEKRDFLADKLARNVHLFFTHDPDCALAQVVRDDKGRYGTAHEVGELHARALMA; via the coding sequence ATGAAACTCTGGTCCCTGCTCGGCAATTCCCAGAAGCTGGACGGCGGCGCCATGTTCGGCAATGCGCCGCGCGCGGTCTGGTCCAAGTGGCTGCCGCCGGACGATCTCAACCGCGTGCCGCTGGCCTGCCGCGCTTTGCTCGCCAGTCCGCTCAACGGCAAGACCGTGCTGTTCGAATCAGGCATCGGCGCATTCTTCGAACCCAAGCTGCGCGAGCGTTACGGCGTGGTCGAAGAGCGGCACGTGCTGCTCGATTCGCTGCGCGCGGCAGGCTTCGAGCACGAAGACATCGACGTGGTGGTGCTGAGCCACCTGCATTTCGACCATGCCGGCGGCCTGCTCGCGCCGTGGAGCGAAGGTCGCGCGCCGGAGCTGTTGTTCCCGAATGCGACGTTCCTGGTCAGCGCCGCCTGCTGGGATCGCGCCCGCGACCCGCACCCGCGCGACCGCGCCAGCTTCATTCCCGAATTGCCCGATCTGCTGCAGGCCAGCGGCCGGCTGGAAATCGTCGACAGCGACCATTCGCGCGCGCTCGGGCACAGCGTGCGCTTCCATTACAGCGACGGCCATACGCCGGGACTGATGCTGGCCGAGATCGTCGGCCCGGAGAACGTCCGCGGCGTGCCTCACGGCGGCGTGGTGTTCTGCGCCGACCTGATCCCGGGCCGCCCCTGGGTGCACGTGCCGATCACGATGGGCTACGACCGCAATCCCGAACTGCTGATCGACGAGAAGCGCGATTTCCTGGCCGACAAGCTGGCGCGCAACGTGCATCTGTTCTTCACCCACGATCCGGATTGCGCGCTGGCGCAAGTGGTGCGCGACGACAAGGGCAGGTACGGCACCGCGCACGAGGTCGGCGAACTGCACGCGCGGGCCCTGATGGCATGA
- a CDS encoding TMEM43 family protein: MRRYLAAWLVLLAGAVSAQEAPVGLPQTEKSPRDAEFGVVTRRFGLERRVEMYQWRVAGQGYEKVWSATPIASAAFAPGHDNPPTLPLAGRRVLADAITLDGRPLDPEVVARLGEWREFRPNFSALPGNLSATFQPEGDGLGSAENPLDPQIGDLRVTWRELTLPSLDGKVALQDGIWKLQPHAADAQPAAQAGMPASSVSKGVLGWLIGAGIFALVILVIVSVIRNRRR, translated from the coding sequence ATGAGGCGATACCTCGCAGCCTGGCTGGTGCTGTTGGCCGGCGCGGTGTCCGCACAGGAAGCGCCCGTCGGATTGCCGCAAACCGAAAAATCGCCGCGCGACGCCGAGTTCGGCGTGGTGACGCGCCGCTTTGGGCTGGAGCGGCGCGTAGAGATGTACCAGTGGCGCGTCGCGGGGCAGGGTTACGAAAAGGTGTGGAGCGCGACGCCGATCGCATCGGCCGCGTTCGCGCCGGGACACGACAATCCGCCGACGCTGCCGCTGGCCGGCCGACGCGTCCTGGCCGACGCGATCACGCTCGACGGCCGGCCGCTCGATCCGGAAGTCGTCGCGCGCCTCGGCGAATGGCGCGAATTCCGCCCGAATTTTTCCGCATTGCCGGGCAATCTATCGGCGACGTTCCAGCCGGAAGGCGACGGTCTGGGCAGCGCCGAAAACCCGCTCGATCCGCAGATCGGCGATCTGCGCGTGACCTGGCGCGAACTGACGTTGCCGTCGCTGGACGGAAAGGTCGCGTTGCAGGACGGCATATGGAAATTGCAGCCTCACGCCGCCGATGCGCAGCCGGCCGCGCAGGCGGGCATGCCGGCTTCGTCGGTCAGCAAGGGCGTCCTCGGCTGGCTGATCGGCGCTGGTATTTTTGCGCTGGTGATCCTGGTGATCGTCTCGGTGATACGCAACCGCCGGCGCTGA
- the upp gene encoding uracil phosphoribosyltransferase — MKLVEVRHPLVQHKLGLMRRADNSTKTFRELSAEVATLLTYEATADLETEDAQVEGWAGPVSVRRIKGRKITLVPILRAGLGMLPGVLELIPAAKVSVVGIRRDESTLAPLPYYENLVGGMQDRIALILDPMLATGGTLIATVDMLKAAGAARIKGLFLVAAPEGLKALEAAHPDVEVYTASIDERLNEKGYILPGLGDAGDKIFGTRVV; from the coding sequence ATGAAACTCGTCGAAGTCCGCCACCCGCTGGTGCAGCACAAGCTCGGCCTGATGCGCCGCGCCGACAACAGCACCAAGACCTTCCGCGAGCTGTCGGCGGAAGTGGCGACGCTGCTCACTTACGAAGCGACCGCCGATCTGGAAACCGAAGACGCGCAGGTCGAAGGCTGGGCCGGACCGGTATCGGTGCGCCGGATTAAGGGACGCAAGATCACGCTCGTGCCGATCCTGCGCGCGGGCCTGGGCATGTTGCCGGGCGTTTTGGAACTGATTCCGGCCGCGAAGGTCAGTGTGGTGGGCATCCGCCGCGACGAGTCCACCCTGGCGCCGCTGCCCTATTACGAAAACCTGGTGGGCGGCATGCAGGACCGCATCGCGCTGATCCTGGACCCGATGCTGGCCACGGGCGGCACGCTGATCGCCACCGTCGACATGCTCAAGGCCGCAGGCGCGGCACGCATCAAAGGCTTGTTCCTGGTGGCCGCACCGGAAGGCCTCAAGGCGCTGGAAGCCGCGCATCCCGATGTCGAGGTCTATACCGCGTCGATCGATGAGCGCCTCAACGAGAAAGGCTACATCCTGCCGGGCCTGGGCGACGCCGGCGACAAGATCTTCGGCACCCGTGTCGTCTGA
- a CDS encoding aminotransferase class III-fold pyridoxal phosphate-dependent enzyme: MALTDALAPLRAHTGKRRTQGLDDATIARYAAAHPQLGEAIEAAVAEYARVRAEFPELLNLDEDAQVQALQDGFVNFYPQDAVNPYVALAARGSWVVTLNGAVIYDCGGYGMLGFGHAPQKVMDAMAKPQVMANIMTPNLSQLRFVRAMRAAIGQDRGGCPYAKFLCLNSGSEAVGLAARIADVNTKLMTDPGARHAGRKVKRLVVKGSFHGRTDRPALYSDSSRKTYMQHLASFRGEDSVIAIEPYDIDALKKVFADAEANGWFVEAMFLEPVMGEGDPGRSVPPAFYAAARELTKAHGSLLLVDSIQAGLRAQGVLSIVDYPGFEKLEAPDMETYSKALNAAQYPLSVLAVTEHAAGLYRSGVYGNTMTANPRALDVGCAVLEMLTPELRDNIRARGREAVEKLEKLKGELGGLITKVQGTGLLFSCELDPRFKGYGTGSSEEWLREHGLGVIHGGANSLRFTPHFAVESDEIDLIVAMVKRAMQEGPRQQEAAAA, translated from the coding sequence ATGGCCCTGACCGACGCCCTCGCGCCGCTGCGCGCGCATACCGGCAAGCGCCGCACCCAGGGCCTGGACGACGCCACCATCGCCCGCTACGCCGCTGCGCATCCGCAGCTGGGCGAGGCGATCGAAGCCGCCGTCGCCGAATACGCGCGCGTCCGCGCCGAATTCCCCGAGCTGCTGAACCTGGACGAAGACGCCCAGGTGCAGGCGCTGCAGGACGGCTTCGTCAATTTCTATCCGCAGGATGCGGTGAATCCCTACGTCGCCCTCGCCGCGCGCGGCTCGTGGGTGGTCACGCTCAACGGCGCGGTGATCTACGACTGCGGCGGCTACGGCATGCTCGGTTTCGGCCATGCGCCGCAGAAGGTCATGGACGCGATGGCCAAGCCGCAGGTGATGGCCAACATCATGACGCCGAACCTCTCGCAGCTGCGTTTCGTGCGCGCGATGCGCGCGGCGATCGGGCAGGATCGCGGCGGTTGCCCGTACGCGAAGTTCCTGTGCCTGAACTCCGGCTCCGAGGCCGTCGGCCTGGCCGCGCGCATCGCCGACGTCAACACCAAGTTGATGACCGATCCGGGCGCGCGCCACGCCGGCCGCAAGGTGAAGCGTTTGGTGGTCAAGGGCAGCTTCCACGGCCGCACCGACCGTCCGGCGCTGTATTCGGACAGCAGCCGCAAGACCTATATGCAGCACCTGGCCAGCTTCCGCGGCGAGGACTCGGTGATCGCGATCGAACCCTACGACATCGATGCGCTGAAGAAGGTATTCGCCGACGCCGAGGCCAACGGCTGGTTCGTCGAAGCGATGTTCCTGGAACCGGTGATGGGCGAAGGCGACCCGGGCCGCAGCGTGCCGCCAGCGTTCTACGCCGCCGCGCGCGAGCTGACCAAGGCGCACGGTTCTCTGTTGCTGGTCGATTCGATCCAGGCCGGCCTGCGCGCGCAGGGCGTGCTGTCGATCGTCGATTATCCCGGCTTCGAAAAGCTCGAAGCGCCGGACATGGAAACCTATTCGAAGGCGCTGAACGCGGCGCAGTACCCGCTGTCGGTGCTGGCCGTCACCGAGCACGCCGCCGGCCTGTACCGCAGCGGCGTGTACGGCAACACCATGACCGCCAACCCGCGCGCGCTCGACGTCGGTTGCGCCGTGCTGGAAATGCTGACGCCGGAACTGCGCGACAACATCCGCGCCCGCGGCCGCGAAGCGGTCGAAAAATTGGAGAAGCTCAAGGGCGAGCTCGGCGGCCTGATCACCAAGGTCCAAGGCACCGGCCTGCTGTTCTCCTGCGAACTCGACCCGCGCTTCAAGGGCTACGGCACCGGCTCCAGCGAGGAGTGGCTGCGCGAGCACGGCCTGGGCGTGATCCACGGCGGCGCCAATTCGCTGCGCTTCACCCCGCACTTCGCGGTGGAGAGCGACGAGATCGATCTGATCGTGGCTATGGTGAAGCGAGCGATGCAAGAAGGTCCGCGGCAGCAGGAAGCAGCAGCGGCCTAA
- a CDS encoding Lrp/AsnC family transcriptional regulator encodes MKITASDQQLLTVLRENARASTAEIARRLNQSRTTVQSRIERLERDGVIAGYTVRVAEAAERGHIRAHIMITVLPRHMASVVEALRAMPAVRTLHSVSGPFDLIALGVVPSVEDMDELTDRIGAIDGVERTTSSIILSAKFER; translated from the coding sequence ATGAAGATCACCGCCTCCGACCAGCAGCTGTTGACGGTCCTGCGCGAGAACGCCCGCGCCTCCACCGCCGAGATCGCGCGTCGGCTGAACCAGTCGCGGACCACGGTGCAAAGCCGCATCGAGCGGCTGGAACGGGACGGCGTGATCGCCGGCTACACCGTGCGAGTCGCCGAGGCCGCCGAGCGCGGCCATATTCGCGCCCACATCATGATCACCGTGTTGCCCAGGCATATGGCGTCGGTCGTCGAAGCGCTCCGCGCCATGCCGGCGGTGCGGACCCTGCACTCGGTCAGTGGGCCCTTCGACCTGATCGCATTGGGCGTGGTGCCGAGCGTGGAGGACATGGACGAACTCACCGACCGCATCGGCGCCATCGATGGGGTGGAGCGGACCACGTCGTCGATCATCCTGTCCGCGAAATTCGAGCGCTAG
- the queA gene encoding tRNA preQ1(34) S-adenosylmethionine ribosyltransferase-isomerase QueA: protein MKKSDFHYHLPPELIAQAPLAERSASRLLCVPPAPDAFSDRQVRDLPELLQPGDLLVFNDTRVIPARLFGSKDTGGRVEILIERLLPGNEARAQIGASKSPKPGGRIALDAGGEAEVLGRAGEFYHLRFHVDDALESWLQHAGRLPLPPYIQREPGADDAERYQTVFAREVGAVAAPTAGLHFDDALLQALRVRGVRFGHITLHVGAGTFQPVRVEDLREHRMHSEWLNVGPELVEQIRRTRASGGRVIAVGTTVVRALESAMHDGRLLPFAGETRIFIFPGYRIRSVDALLTNFHLPESTLLMLVSAFAGRERVFAAYAHAVREKYRFFSYGDAMLLYPESSK, encoded by the coding sequence TTGAAGAAATCCGATTTCCATTACCACCTGCCGCCCGAGCTGATCGCGCAGGCGCCGCTGGCCGAGCGTTCGGCCAGCCGCCTGTTGTGCGTGCCGCCGGCGCCGGACGCTTTTTCCGACAGGCAGGTGCGGGATTTGCCGGAACTGCTGCAGCCCGGCGACCTGCTGGTGTTCAACGACACGCGCGTGATCCCGGCGCGTCTGTTCGGCAGCAAGGACACCGGCGGCCGGGTCGAGATCCTGATCGAGCGCCTGCTGCCGGGCAACGAAGCGCGCGCGCAGATCGGCGCCAGCAAATCGCCCAAGCCCGGCGGCCGCATCGCGCTGGACGCCGGCGGCGAGGCCGAGGTGCTGGGTCGCGCGGGCGAGTTCTACCATCTGCGCTTCCACGTGGACGATGCGCTGGAATCTTGGCTGCAGCATGCGGGCCGCTTGCCGCTGCCGCCCTACATCCAGCGCGAACCCGGCGCGGACGATGCGGAACGCTACCAGACCGTGTTCGCGCGCGAAGTCGGCGCCGTCGCCGCGCCGACCGCCGGACTGCATTTCGACGATGCGCTGCTGCAAGCCCTGCGCGTGCGTGGCGTGCGCTTCGGCCACATCACGTTGCATGTCGGCGCGGGCACGTTCCAACCGGTGCGGGTCGAGGACCTGCGCGAGCACCGCATGCACAGCGAATGGCTCAACGTGGGGCCGGAACTGGTCGAACAGATCCGCCGCACGCGCGCCTCAGGCGGCCGCGTGATCGCGGTCGGCACCACGGTGGTGCGCGCGCTCGAATCGGCGATGCACGACGGCCGTCTGCTGCCATTCGCCGGCGAGACGCGGATCTTCATCTTTCCCGGCTACCGGATCCGCTCGGTGGACGCGCTGCTGACCAATTTCCACCTGCCGGAAAGCACGCTGCTGATGCTGGTGTCGGCCTTCGCGGGCCGCGAGCGCGTGTTCGCAGCGTATGCGCATGCGGTGCGCGAGAAGTACCGATTCTTTTCCTATGGGGATGCGATGTTGTTGTATCCGGAGAGTTCGAAGTGA
- the tgt gene encoding tRNA guanosine(34) transglycosylase Tgt — protein sequence MSRMSFELLGSDGPARRGRLTFPRGTVETPAFMPVGTYGSVKGVLPEQIRALGAEIILGNTFHLYLRPGLDVIEAHGGLHGFARWDGPILTDSGGFQVFSLAHRRKITEQGVTFAAPTDGSTVFLGPEESMRIQRALDSDIVMIFDECTPYPATEEVARASMELSLRWAERSKRAHEGNDAALFGIVQGGVHHDLRTRSAEGLKAIGFDGYAIGGLAVGEPEAERNAMLEHTCPQLPGDRPRYLMGVGRPEDLVESVARGVDMFDCVMPTRNARNGHYFTRTGTVRIRNAKYERDTDPIEPGCGCYACSQGYSRAYLRHLDRCNEMLAPILGTLHNLWYYQALMAGMRNAIERGTFAAFRESFYAARS from the coding sequence ATGAGCCGGATGTCCTTCGAATTGCTCGGCAGCGATGGGCCCGCACGCCGTGGTCGTCTGACTTTTCCGCGCGGCACGGTCGAGACGCCCGCTTTCATGCCGGTGGGTACCTACGGTTCGGTTAAAGGCGTACTGCCCGAACAAATCCGCGCCCTCGGCGCCGAGATCATCCTCGGCAACACCTTCCATCTCTATCTGCGGCCGGGCCTGGACGTCATCGAAGCCCACGGCGGCCTGCACGGCTTCGCGCGCTGGGACGGGCCCATCCTGACCGACTCGGGCGGCTTCCAGGTGTTCTCGCTCGCGCACCGGCGCAAGATCACCGAGCAGGGCGTCACTTTCGCCGCGCCGACCGACGGCTCCACGGTGTTCCTGGGCCCGGAAGAAAGCATGCGCATCCAGCGCGCGTTGGATTCGGACATCGTGATGATCTTCGACGAATGCACGCCGTATCCGGCGACCGAGGAAGTCGCGCGCGCCTCGATGGAACTGTCGCTGCGCTGGGCCGAACGCAGCAAGCGCGCTCACGAAGGTAACGACGCGGCCTTGTTCGGCATCGTCCAGGGCGGCGTGCATCACGATTTGCGCACGCGTTCGGCGGAAGGCCTGAAAGCGATCGGCTTCGACGGCTACGCGATCGGCGGCCTGGCGGTGGGCGAGCCGGAAGCCGAGCGCAACGCCATGCTCGAACACACCTGCCCGCAACTGCCCGGCGACCGGCCGCGCTACCTGATGGGCGTGGGCCGTCCGGAAGACCTGGTGGAATCGGTCGCGCGCGGCGTGGACATGTTCGATTGCGTCATGCCCACCCGCAACGCGCGCAACGGCCATTACTTCACCCGCACGGGCACCGTGCGCATCCGCAACGCCAAGTACGAGCGCGATACCGATCCGATCGAACCCGGCTGCGGCTGCTACGCCTGCAGCCAGGGCTACAGCCGCGCTTATTTGCGCCATCTGGACCGCTGCAACGAGATGCTGGCGCCGATCCTGGGCACCCTGCACAACCTCTGGTACTACCAGGCGTTGATGGCCGGAATGCGGAATGCGATCGAGCGGGGAACCTTTGCCGCCTTCCGCGAGTCCTTCTACGCGGCCCGTTCCTGA
- the yajC gene encoding preprotein translocase subunit YajC, whose translation MSLLDLLISPAYAQAAGQPAPGGLFGGGLTGLLFPIILIAIMYFLMIRPQMKRAKEHRAMLEKLAKGDEVITNGGIAGTVSDIGDNFITIEIADNVRVRVQKGAVGNVLPKGTLKAS comes from the coding sequence ATGAGCCTGCTCGACCTGCTGATTTCCCCCGCCTACGCGCAAGCGGCCGGCCAACCCGCGCCGGGCGGCCTGTTCGGCGGCGGCCTTACCGGCCTGCTGTTCCCGATCATCCTGATCGCGATCATGTACTTCCTGATGATCCGCCCGCAGATGAAGCGCGCCAAGGAACACCGCGCCATGCTCGAGAAATTGGCCAAGGGCGACGAAGTCATCACCAACGGCGGCATCGCCGGCACCGTCAGCGACATCGGCGACAACTTCATCACCATCGAAATCGCCGACAACGTGCGCGTGCGCGTGCAGAAGGGCGCGGTCGGCAACGTGCTGCCCAAGGGCACGCTGAAGGCCTCCTGA
- the secD gene encoding protein translocase subunit SecD encodes MLEYARWKYVVILVVVLVSALYALPNLYPQDPSVQITANRGAAIDAALRQKVDATLKSAGVTPKSIETGKDGNMLVRLSSPDLQTKASDALGGALGSGYVVALNLASTVPPWLDAINAKPMLLGLDLQGGVHFLMEVDRKAALDKRFEAYLEDLRVVLRENRVGYRSVERRPDNSLVVLLSNATDVGKAQELIARDLPTLALETDGDQLTLRVPEEELQKTLTSAIEQNVGTLRNRVNELGVAEPIIQRQGSERVVVQLPGVQDTAQAKRILGATATLEYRGVIEGNAYEALQSGNVPPEGRIFYRKEIGIDGKPVPVILNKRVIAQGDQLQDASSFFDSQSGTPAVRVRLTSLGGQRMFEYSSQHVGKPMAVVYTERIPEVKMVDGKEVRSTRINEQVISVATIQSTLGRDFQTTGLESMKEAADLALLLRAGALAAPMDFVEQRVVGPSLGKENVERGLTAVLYSFAFALVFFLIYYRMFGIITCVALLLNLLMVVALMSMLGFTMTLPGLAGIALTVGMSVDANVLINERIREELRAGLPPQTAIATGYERASGTIADANLTALLAGVALFAFGTGPVKGFAVSMILGILTSMYTAVSVSRAVATLIYGGRRKLKSIAI; translated from the coding sequence ATGCTCGAATACGCACGCTGGAAATACGTGGTCATCCTGGTGGTGGTGCTGGTCAGCGCGCTGTACGCGCTGCCCAACCTGTATCCGCAGGATCCCTCGGTGCAGATCACCGCCAACCGCGGGGCCGCGATCGACGCCGCGCTGCGGCAGAAGGTGGACGCCACGCTCAAGAGCGCAGGCGTGACGCCCAAGTCGATCGAGACCGGCAAGGACGGCAACATGCTGGTGCGCCTGTCCAGTCCCGACTTGCAGACCAAGGCCAGCGACGCGCTGGGCGGCGCGCTCGGCAGCGGCTATGTCGTCGCGCTCAATTTGGCTTCGACGGTGCCGCCGTGGCTGGACGCCATCAACGCCAAGCCGATGCTGCTGGGCCTGGACTTGCAGGGCGGCGTGCACTTCCTGATGGAGGTCGACCGCAAGGCCGCGCTGGATAAGCGCTTCGAGGCTTACCTGGAAGACCTGCGCGTGGTGCTGCGCGAAAACCGCGTCGGTTACCGCTCGGTCGAGCGCCGCCCCGACAATTCGCTGGTCGTGCTGCTGTCCAACGCGACGGACGTGGGCAAGGCGCAGGAACTGATCGCGCGCGACCTGCCCACGCTCGCCCTGGAAACCGACGGCGACCAGCTCACCCTGCGCGTGCCGGAAGAGGAACTGCAGAAGACGCTGACCAGCGCGATCGAGCAGAACGTCGGCACGCTGCGCAACCGCGTCAACGAACTCGGCGTGGCCGAGCCGATCATCCAGCGCCAGGGTTCCGAGCGCGTGGTGGTGCAGTTGCCGGGCGTGCAGGACACCGCGCAGGCCAAGCGGATCCTCGGCGCGACGGCCACGCTGGAATACCGCGGCGTGATCGAAGGCAACGCCTACGAGGCGCTGCAAAGCGGCAACGTGCCGCCCGAGGGCCGCATCTTCTACCGCAAGGAGATCGGCATCGACGGCAAGCCGGTGCCGGTCATCCTCAACAAGCGCGTGATCGCCCAAGGCGACCAGCTGCAGGACGCCAGCTCGTTCTTCGACTCGCAAAGCGGCACGCCGGCGGTGCGCGTGCGCCTGACCAGCCTCGGCGGCCAGCGCATGTTCGAGTATTCCAGCCAGCACGTCGGCAAGCCGATGGCGGTGGTCTATACCGAGCGCATCCCGGAAGTGAAGATGGTCGACGGCAAGGAGGTGCGCAGCACGCGCATCAACGAGCAGGTGATCTCGGTCGCGACCATCCAAAGCACGCTCGGCCGCGATTTCCAGACCACCGGCCTGGAAAGCATGAAAGAGGCCGCCGACTTGGCGCTGCTGCTGCGCGCCGGCGCCCTGGCCGCGCCGATGGACTTCGTCGAGCAGCGCGTGGTCGGTCCCAGCCTGGGCAAGGAGAACGTGGAGCGCGGCCTGACCGCGGTGCTGTACTCGTTCGCGTTCGCGTTGGTCTTCTTCCTGATCTACTACCGCATGTTCGGCATCATCACCTGCGTGGCGCTGCTGCTGAACCTGCTGATGGTGGTGGCGCTGATGTCGATGCTCGGCTTCACCATGACCTTGCCCGGCCTGGCCGGCATCGCGCTGACGGTGGGTATGTCGGTGGACGCCAACGTGCTGATCAACGAACGAATACGCGAGGAGCTGCGCGCCGGACTGCCGCCGCAGACGGCGATCGCGACCGGCTACGAACGCGCCTCGGGCACCATCGCCGACGCCAACCTCACCGCATTGCTGGCCGGCGTGGCGCTGTTCGCGTTCGGCACCGGTCCGGTGAAGGGCTTCGCGGTGTCGATGATCCTCGGCATCCTGACCTCCATGTACACCGCCGTTTCGGTTTCGCGCGCCGTGGCCACGCTGATCTACGGCGGCCGCCGCAAGCTCAAGTCGATCGCGATCTGA
- the secF gene encoding protein translocase subunit SecF encodes MKIFPLNLIPYGTKFDFMRLRWVSLAVAALLTIAAIAAMATMKFNFALDFTGGTSVELRFAKPADVDAVRSQLAAAGYSSAQVQTFGSGNDLLVRLQAKEGTDPADATRTSDDVVRVVSTPGNPAQRLSYGYVGSQVGKELAENGLWALLFVLAGFLAYISFRFEWKFAVAAIVTTLSDIVIVAGWFAVSRHEFDLTVLAGILSALGYSINDKIVVFDRVRENFRAMRADPRDVLNTSINQTLSRTIIVSFVAFLTVLALYLYGGGSLQGMAESQMIGIVLGTLSSIFVACPLLTIGWLKVTKQDLMPKARDEAALARRP; translated from the coding sequence ATGAAGATATTCCCGCTCAACCTGATCCCGTACGGCACCAAATTCGACTTCATGCGTTTGCGCTGGGTGTCGCTGGCGGTGGCCGCCCTGCTCACCATCGCGGCGATCGCGGCGATGGCGACGATGAAGTTCAATTTCGCGTTGGATTTCACCGGCGGCACCTCGGTCGAACTGCGCTTCGCCAAGCCGGCGGACGTCGACGCGGTGCGTTCGCAGTTGGCCGCCGCCGGCTATTCGAGCGCGCAGGTGCAGACGTTCGGTTCCGGCAACGACCTGCTGGTCCGCCTGCAGGCGAAGGAGGGCACCGACCCCGCCGATGCCACACGCACTTCGGACGACGTGGTCAGGGTGGTATCCACGCCCGGCAATCCCGCGCAGCGCTTGAGTTACGGCTATGTCGGCTCGCAGGTGGGCAAGGAACTGGCCGAAAACGGCCTCTGGGCGCTGCTGTTCGTGCTGGCCGGCTTTCTGGCCTACATATCGTTCCGCTTCGAATGGAAATTCGCGGTCGCGGCCATCGTCACCACGCTCAGCGACATCGTCATCGTCGCCGGCTGGTTCGCGGTGTCGCGGCACGAGTTCGACCTGACGGTGCTGGCCGGCATCCTGTCGGCGCTGGGTTATTCGATCAACGACAAGATCGTGGTATTCGACCGCGTGCGCGAGAACTTCCGCGCGATGCGCGCGGATCCGCGCGACGTGCTGAACACTTCGATCAACCAGACCTTGTCGCGCACGATCATCGTGTCGTTCGTTGCGTTCCTGACGGTGCTGGCCCTGTACTTGTACGGCGGCGGGTCGCTGCAGGGCATGGCCGAGTCGCAAATGATCGGCATCGTGCTGGGTACGTTGTCCTCGATCTTCGTCGCCTGCCCGCTGCTCACCATAGGCTGGCTGAAGGTCACCAAGCAGGATCTGATGCCCAAGGCCCGCGACGAAGCCGCGCTTGCGCGGCGGCCGTAA